From a region of the Candidatus Hydrogenedentota bacterium genome:
- a CDS encoding tetratricopeptide repeat protein, whose protein sequence is MFPLKRPLASILLIATVLTGLGVLGGAGYLLFRGYQGQGAYVTAKRAYAEGRYREAKSNFTWYLARHPQATSVLPEYIDSCLKLLNDRQANVRDAGRAYMQLALATPSDRALTQQVIDFYLRHGLWRDLDFAVDLLLRVNPNDATLTLAKALACDNLGRTDQAKTAYQEMIQSGSAEPVVYGNLAILLLKKGLEEQGWQVLEKAQAEASDKKRIGVERARFLLEANDSSRAVQEIESALTAGADSADALLVAAKVYASSKQWDKARSFALRAIGKAPESADAYVIVFKTYLACGQAAEAISFLSQTDPYVLADNPQHYVLLAEAQIDAGLLQNANKTVEAFRTACPDNRIVPEYLDARRLMKQGQLTDAVSKLEVVVRQAPELRVARRYLGVAYLESGQRERAKNTLEIYLANNPNDEVALAIWDATFAEHPVSELTKTAVSLLESEAPYFGSLLSTGFSLSREKSGKGAGNEQIALARQLFERAIEQAPSAPGGYRELASLFLDQGDAESARSVLSRAEDAKVAAPELTLLRAALALGESDVEQAKKYFELELAESAITPERAFAWASLFADRGFLDAGLDLLRTLQASEPSAANHSELELDEIDLYLRVGNFEAASSVLGNLAEKYRDVTTMTTRLNDSRILIARALLISDDPQHRSAAERLTAEAEGIEPERTDAKVLRAYALLQHVPADVDGAEKLCAAARTANAPDAETYMISSEVASRKGDFATALSFASKAREASPEDPGAWVVLARAQLQAGRLLDAIQTLEKSTTLFPNNLAIVGYLARAYSDAKRFSEAEVLIERVEALQGGKSASYLRALLSMNRGNWAAAEGLLREIYALNQKDLAVIHSLAAAFSNQGKRNEAEEFLKQCTARQPDDPDLWIELGNFYLSEGTSVRIPDASSSYTQALVKQHNSWRALRGLLVVELLTNNPGAALGLCDRLLAQRPEDTEVLEQKAFILSRIPAQRAEALAIVQRVIDINPKPMLLFLRGSIRLDLKDYAKAIEDFQGFSQAGGVAPGNLKLLMAEAYLGLGRLDLARTYYDSAKEEAEGSSPSDRARLANMAARLGE, encoded by the coding sequence ATGTTTCCGCTTAAGCGACCGCTGGCAAGCATACTTCTGATCGCGACAGTGTTGACTGGCCTTGGGGTATTGGGTGGCGCGGGATACCTATTGTTTCGTGGTTACCAAGGGCAGGGAGCCTATGTCACCGCAAAGCGCGCGTACGCTGAGGGGCGGTATCGCGAAGCCAAGAGCAATTTCACGTGGTATCTCGCGCGGCATCCGCAAGCCACAAGCGTTCTTCCAGAATACATCGATTCCTGTCTGAAACTGCTAAACGACCGCCAAGCCAACGTTCGTGACGCGGGGCGCGCGTATATGCAGCTAGCCCTTGCAACCCCGTCAGACCGTGCCCTGACCCAGCAGGTAATCGATTTCTACCTTCGACACGGACTGTGGCGGGACCTCGATTTCGCAGTTGACCTGCTTCTTCGGGTGAATCCAAATGACGCCACGCTGACCCTTGCCAAAGCGCTGGCATGTGACAACCTTGGGCGAACAGACCAGGCAAAGACTGCTTATCAAGAGATGATCCAATCTGGCAGCGCCGAGCCAGTAGTCTACGGAAACTTGGCCATACTCCTCCTGAAGAAGGGTTTGGAAGAACAGGGGTGGCAGGTTCTGGAAAAGGCCCAGGCAGAAGCCTCCGACAAAAAGCGTATTGGGGTGGAGCGCGCCCGCTTCTTGTTGGAAGCGAACGATTCCAGCAGGGCCGTGCAGGAGATCGAGTCAGCCCTGACTGCGGGTGCTGATTCCGCAGATGCCCTTTTGGTGGCGGCAAAGGTCTACGCTTCCAGCAAGCAGTGGGATAAGGCACGGTCATTTGCACTAAGAGCCATCGGCAAGGCGCCTGAGTCAGCGGACGCGTACGTCATCGTCTTCAAGACCTATCTCGCCTGTGGTCAAGCTGCTGAGGCTATCTCATTTCTATCCCAAACGGATCCGTATGTCCTGGCGGACAATCCACAGCATTATGTGTTGCTGGCTGAGGCGCAGATTGATGCCGGGCTCCTGCAGAACGCAAACAAAACTGTTGAGGCATTTCGGACCGCATGCCCAGACAACCGAATCGTGCCGGAGTATCTCGACGCGCGGAGACTAATGAAGCAGGGGCAGCTTACAGACGCGGTGTCTAAACTGGAGGTCGTCGTGCGGCAAGCTCCTGAACTTCGGGTTGCACGACGGTATTTGGGCGTGGCTTATCTTGAAAGCGGACAACGAGAGCGAGCGAAGAACACGCTTGAAATCTATCTCGCCAACAATCCGAACGATGAGGTCGCACTTGCGATTTGGGACGCGACGTTCGCGGAGCACCCTGTATCAGAACTCACCAAGACCGCAGTCTCTTTGCTTGAAAGCGAAGCGCCGTACTTTGGCTCACTGTTATCGACCGGATTCTCTCTCTCACGCGAGAAATCAGGCAAAGGGGCCGGCAATGAGCAAATAGCCCTGGCAAGACAACTCTTTGAGCGGGCGATCGAGCAAGCCCCCTCTGCACCTGGAGGCTATCGGGAACTCGCTTCTTTGTTTCTCGACCAGGGAGACGCTGAGAGTGCGAGAAGCGTGCTCTCCCGCGCGGAAGACGCTAAAGTCGCGGCTCCGGAGTTGACCCTTCTGCGGGCGGCACTCGCGCTTGGCGAGTCAGATGTTGAACAAGCCAAGAAGTACTTCGAGCTTGAGCTTGCGGAGAGTGCAATCACACCGGAGAGGGCCTTTGCGTGGGCGTCACTCTTCGCGGACCGCGGGTTTCTCGACGCAGGCCTGGACCTGCTTCGGACTCTTCAAGCCAGTGAGCCTTCCGCGGCAAATCACAGCGAACTTGAACTGGACGAAATTGATTTGTACCTCAGAGTGGGCAATTTTGAGGCCGCTAGTTCGGTTCTCGGGAATCTTGCAGAGAAATATCGCGATGTGACGACTATGACGACTCGCCTTAACGATAGCCGAATCCTCATTGCAAGAGCCTTGCTGATTTCGGATGACCCTCAGCACAGGAGTGCCGCAGAACGACTCACTGCAGAGGCTGAAGGCATCGAGCCCGAACGCACCGACGCGAAGGTCTTGCGGGCCTATGCGCTCTTGCAGCACGTTCCCGCAGATGTCGATGGCGCGGAGAAGCTGTGTGCTGCGGCGAGGACAGCGAATGCACCCGATGCGGAGACCTATATGATCTCCAGTGAAGTGGCCTCTCGAAAGGGTGATTTCGCAACGGCGCTCAGCTTTGCTTCCAAGGCCCGCGAAGCGTCGCCCGAAGACCCGGGTGCATGGGTTGTGCTTGCGCGAGCCCAGTTACAGGCGGGAAGGCTGCTGGATGCCATTCAAACGCTTGAAAAGTCAACTACCTTGTTCCCAAATAACCTCGCAATTGTTGGCTATCTTGCTCGGGCCTACTCTGATGCAAAGCGTTTTTCTGAAGCAGAGGTACTCATAGAGCGGGTGGAAGCTCTGCAAGGCGGCAAGTCTGCCTCCTATCTTCGCGCGCTGTTATCTATGAACCGCGGGAACTGGGCAGCGGCGGAGGGCCTTTTGCGCGAGATATATGCTCTGAATCAGAAGGACCTGGCAGTAATTCATTCACTAGCCGCTGCGTTTTCGAATCAGGGAAAGCGAAATGAAGCAGAAGAATTCCTGAAGCAATGCACGGCTCGTCAACCGGACGATCCCGATTTGTGGATTGAACTGGGCAACTTCTATTTGTCTGAAGGAACCTCCGTCAGGATTCCGGATGCATCAAGTTCCTACACTCAGGCGCTCGTGAAACAACACAACTCCTGGCGGGCACTACGTGGCCTGCTTGTCGTGGAATTGCTGACGAACAACCCCGGCGCGGCGCTCGGTCTGTGCGACCGCCTGTTGGCGCAGCGGCCCGAAGATACCGAGGTGTTGGAGCAAAAGGCATTTATTCTGTCGCGCATTCCCGCACAGCGCGCGGAGGCGCTCGCCATCGTTCAGCGCGTAATCGATATCAATCCCAAGCCCATGCTCCTATTCTTGCGTGGGTCCATCAGACTCGACCTTAAGGATTACGCCAAGGCCATTGAAGATTTTCAAGGCTTCAGCCAAGCGGGCGGCGTTGCCCCCGGCAATCTGAAACTGCTCATGGCGGAGGCCTATCTCGGACTCGGCAGATTGGACTTAGCCCGCACCTACTATGATTCCGCCAAGGAAGAAGCTGAAGGGAGTTCGCCGTCCGACAGGGCCCGATTGGCGAACATGGCAGCTCGACTCGGAGAGTAA
- a CDS encoding tetratricopeptide repeat protein, producing MRPLYGLSKPVYAAGIAVLFFLVILVSSCEARRSEQYRLEADAYFKLGRLQEAAELYQEAIVVDSSNAMAKLGYGRCLKAEHKFDEALAIFQEVLSSAPQTGAAYLETSNLLLDLDRPDEAIQLASQYTSLNPEQGGLLLGRTFLVVGRSAEALATLSTLNERFPNSADIKVNLALACLAQGQAKEAETLLRKVLGSVSTTSTAARVALVDVYETLGKSTEMVAELEDMLARAPENEDTKSVLARSQVVAGQLTEGESRAREAVTTDPSSGWANYAMGFCMLQKGANEEATGYLQRAFAVLPQETQVQMALRRAQNGSSAARGATTHASGAGLKTEGTPPLEIPKDWRTLWKQSVLNQLLEGRDGFLKEGGENLRETLVAAAIFTGKHALAEELAQSLAEDSPLRLYLRALKEGNREDALKAVETWSTRDDDLGLLGQNALGYAMALSGAHARALQALTACNQRWPDNAVSLFNTAQVFRMAGMSRHAASVCRRISTEYPSNSEAHGMLFAILRSSGHEYEACRAAETAYAIFPGAPEAALNLSQSYLDLRRLDEAKDVLSQAFEAAPGKPELRLGLANILLHEGKPDECLDLIAGETSSPNWEGQTGVLSALCYTMMREWEPALEKATSIDGASQQPTAQLIRFSALLNMGKSEDAVASLLPTDTAKPSGDRAGLILMQAVGHPAAGISDAESALAAELSRDAALVSCFALGATYQSAGLHDDALEAFQDIEPLVSEGAPCLIRFMFTSMTMAARLQDVKDGLRSLAQRHAAVPGAWLNLAAALRALDDDMGERESLDKALEAGPNDPSVSLQRGMYFERKNDAPSAINEYQRFLTLRPDDPIGNNNLAYCLLTTGGDAQKALECALRAARKLPQDPHVMHTLGVAQLRLGDLAESKKNLTAAFDRLPGDPAIALDLGQLSIQEGDSQKGRQLATAALAYADYFDLNFSRKQEADEILARPPVQEPANGQLSQAGDLPSP from the coding sequence ATGCGTCCTCTATACGGTTTGTCCAAGCCCGTCTACGCCGCTGGAATCGCAGTCCTCTTTTTCCTCGTTATTCTCGTATCCTCGTGTGAGGCCCGCCGAAGTGAGCAATACCGGCTTGAAGCAGATGCTTACTTTAAGCTCGGGCGATTGCAGGAGGCTGCCGAACTGTACCAGGAAGCCATTGTGGTCGACTCATCCAATGCGATGGCCAAGCTTGGCTACGGCCGATGCCTGAAGGCGGAACATAAGTTCGACGAAGCACTCGCAATTTTCCAGGAAGTCTTGTCCAGTGCACCCCAGACGGGAGCCGCATACCTGGAGACGTCGAACCTTCTGCTTGACCTCGACCGCCCCGATGAGGCCATTCAGCTCGCTAGCCAGTACACGTCACTCAATCCGGAACAGGGGGGACTGTTGCTGGGACGGACTTTTCTGGTTGTCGGGCGAAGCGCGGAGGCATTGGCGACCCTTTCCACATTAAATGAGCGTTTCCCCAATTCCGCTGACATCAAGGTAAATCTAGCTTTGGCCTGCCTCGCGCAGGGTCAAGCGAAAGAGGCAGAGACGCTGCTCAGGAAGGTGTTGGGCTCCGTTTCGACAACCTCTACTGCCGCCCGGGTTGCGCTCGTAGATGTCTATGAGACCTTGGGAAAGAGCACCGAGATGGTTGCGGAATTGGAGGACATGCTGGCTAGAGCCCCTGAGAATGAAGACACCAAATCGGTACTGGCGCGAAGCCAGGTCGTGGCAGGACAGCTTACTGAGGGGGAATCTCGGGCACGTGAAGCGGTGACTACAGACCCTTCCTCCGGTTGGGCCAACTACGCGATGGGATTTTGCATGCTTCAGAAGGGCGCTAATGAGGAAGCTACAGGCTATCTTCAAAGAGCCTTTGCAGTCTTACCCCAGGAGACTCAAGTACAGATGGCATTGAGGCGCGCTCAGAACGGCAGTTCTGCAGCAAGGGGAGCGACAACTCATGCATCTGGTGCTGGCTTGAAGACTGAAGGGACACCTCCTTTAGAGATCCCAAAAGATTGGCGCACGCTCTGGAAGCAGTCCGTTCTCAACCAACTTTTGGAAGGTCGCGACGGGTTCCTCAAGGAAGGCGGAGAGAACCTGCGCGAGACGCTTGTGGCGGCGGCCATCTTTACCGGCAAGCATGCATTGGCTGAAGAATTGGCTCAGAGCCTGGCCGAAGATAGCCCCTTGCGCCTCTATCTGCGTGCTTTGAAGGAGGGTAACAGAGAAGACGCCTTAAAGGCCGTTGAAACATGGAGTACCCGAGACGACGACCTTGGACTCCTTGGCCAAAATGCCTTGGGCTACGCGATGGCACTCTCAGGCGCACATGCCCGGGCCTTGCAGGCACTCACCGCGTGCAACCAGCGCTGGCCCGACAATGCTGTCAGTCTGTTCAATACCGCACAGGTGTTCCGAATGGCCGGCATGTCCAGGCACGCAGCAAGCGTGTGCAGGCGAATCAGCACTGAGTATCCCAGCAACTCGGAAGCTCACGGGATGCTTTTTGCCATACTCCGAAGCAGTGGGCATGAATACGAGGCCTGCAGAGCCGCTGAAACTGCATATGCAATATTCCCTGGGGCTCCTGAAGCCGCGCTCAATCTATCCCAGTCTTACCTGGACTTGCGCCGGCTCGACGAAGCAAAGGATGTGCTCAGTCAGGCTTTCGAGGCCGCTCCTGGAAAACCGGAGCTGCGCTTGGGACTCGCCAATATCCTGCTTCATGAAGGCAAACCGGATGAGTGTCTTGACCTTATCGCTGGGGAGACGTCCTCCCCCAATTGGGAAGGGCAAACGGGGGTGCTTTCGGCGTTGTGTTACACCATGATGCGCGAGTGGGAACCGGCTCTTGAAAAAGCCACATCTATCGACGGCGCATCCCAGCAGCCAACAGCGCAGCTCATCAGGTTCAGCGCACTATTGAATATGGGCAAGTCCGAAGATGCGGTTGCCAGCCTGCTTCCGACGGATACTGCAAAGCCCTCAGGAGACCGGGCAGGCCTGATTCTGATGCAGGCTGTGGGCCATCCCGCCGCCGGAATCAGCGACGCCGAATCCGCACTTGCCGCAGAACTCTCCAGAGACGCTGCCCTGGTGAGTTGTTTTGCACTTGGAGCAACCTATCAATCAGCCGGCCTGCACGATGACGCTCTGGAGGCATTTCAGGATATAGAGCCCTTGGTGTCAGAGGGAGCACCCTGCCTTATCCGGTTTATGTTCACGAGTATGACCATGGCTGCCAGACTGCAGGATGTAAAGGACGGACTGAGGTCCCTCGCACAGCGCCATGCAGCGGTGCCGGGTGCCTGGCTGAACCTTGCCGCCGCACTTCGAGCGCTTGACGATGACATGGGGGAGCGAGAGTCCCTTGACAAGGCATTGGAAGCAGGACCAAATGATCCTAGTGTGTCGTTGCAGCGAGGCATGTATTTTGAGCGCAAGAATGATGCGCCATCGGCCATTAACGAGTATCAGCGATTTCTAACACTCCGTCCGGACGACCCCATCGGAAACAACAATTTGGCCTACTGCCTGCTGACAACAGGTGGAGACGCGCAAAAGGCGCTCGAATGCGCGCTCCGCGCCGCCAGAAAGCTTCCCCAGGACCCTCACGTCATGCATACGCTTGGTGTCGCACAATTGCGGTTGGGCGACCTTGCAGAAAGCAAGAAGAACCTCACGGCCGCGTTTGACAGACTTCCTGGAGACCCTGCCATAGCGCTGGATCTCGGGCAGCTTTCTATCCAGGAGGGAGACAGCCAAAAGGGACGCCAACTGGCAACGGCTGCGCTGGCTTACGCCGATTACTTTGATTTGAACTTTTCTCGAAAGCAGGAGGCTGACGAGATACTTGCCAGACCTCCTGTACAGGAGCCTGCAAATGGTCAACTTTCACAAGCAGGCGACCTGCCTTCACCTTAA
- a CDS encoding polysaccharide biosynthesis C-terminal domain-containing protein, producing the protein MAAGILAAVIFTNALDRAGDNNAPGVFALLLLLSELLMLFNNFGLVFTLPKLIVSSAPDRRNSVAWSALLYQIMTSVAFAVPVYLLWIVVDDPTVISTNESWVSLFPYLWALPLLVLLGNLRENALAALAGFDRYGARAAGLIATAIVNLVMIVVLLWYLYTGLTGLLLATMLTYLFGALWFCYALPRFRKRDADWHEYRKAVRFTVPLFLNNLLGFASTRCDTLIIAWLLGPAAAAYFEFIPKRFSAYLNRITVSALTPFLPRMSALVAQDDHAEASQLLNAVSFTFTAAGYTGVLLLVAVQDWLVGLLFPPEYKSALSSMGLVLASGILCLQAGIAGLTLIALEKPKAITIVNAITAILSLTLNIIFVPWLGMVGAGIAAVLSGAFSDTAQVWYVSRYGLRVSWTRFLGLHFLFLAGLVLSSVLANSIFALTCPLLFVLACLSSRILRLDEMRSLASQKA; encoded by the coding sequence ATGGCGGCGGGAATTCTGGCGGCCGTCATATTTACCAACGCGCTCGACCGCGCAGGCGATAATAATGCCCCCGGAGTCTTCGCGTTACTCCTTCTCCTCAGCGAGTTGCTGATGCTGTTCAACAACTTCGGCCTGGTTTTCACGTTGCCCAAACTCATCGTGTCGTCCGCTCCCGATCGCCGAAATAGCGTTGCATGGTCGGCACTCCTCTACCAAATCATGACCTCCGTCGCTTTCGCAGTTCCCGTATATCTACTTTGGATCGTGGTAGATGATCCAACGGTGATTTCAACGAACGAAAGCTGGGTGTCCCTTTTCCCGTATTTGTGGGCGCTCCCTTTGCTAGTGCTGTTGGGGAATCTCCGCGAAAATGCGTTGGCCGCTCTTGCAGGCTTCGACCGCTACGGCGCACGCGCAGCCGGCCTGATCGCAACGGCTATCGTGAATCTTGTCATGATCGTCGTGTTGCTCTGGTACCTGTACACTGGACTCACCGGCTTGCTGCTGGCGACCATGCTCACGTATCTCTTTGGCGCATTGTGGTTCTGCTACGCACTACCGCGATTTCGAAAGCGCGATGCCGATTGGCACGAGTATAGGAAGGCGGTCAGGTTCACTGTTCCGTTGTTTCTAAACAACCTTCTCGGTTTCGCATCCACACGTTGCGATACACTCATAATTGCGTGGCTCCTTGGCCCCGCCGCCGCAGCTTACTTTGAGTTTATACCTAAGCGATTTTCCGCCTATCTGAACCGGATCACCGTCTCTGCGCTCACTCCTTTTCTCCCAAGAATGTCCGCCCTTGTCGCTCAAGATGACCATGCCGAAGCCTCCCAGTTGCTCAATGCCGTCAGTTTTACTTTCACTGCCGCGGGATATACCGGAGTCCTGTTGTTGGTCGCAGTACAGGATTGGCTAGTCGGGCTACTGTTTCCTCCAGAATACAAATCGGCCCTAAGCTCCATGGGGCTGGTTCTTGCGTCGGGCATACTATGTTTGCAGGCGGGTATTGCCGGCCTGACCCTGATCGCGCTCGAAAAGCCCAAAGCCATAACCATCGTAAACGCGATTACTGCAATCTTGAGCCTCACTCTCAACATCATTTTCGTGCCGTGGTTGGGTATGGTTGGGGCGGGAATCGCCGCAGTGTTATCGGGAGCATTCTCAGATACCGCGCAAGTTTGGTATGTGTCGCGTTACGGTCTGCGCGTTTCTTGGACAAGATTCCTGGGGCTACATTTCCTTTTCTTGGCAGGTCTGGTGCTTTCCAGCGTTCTTGCGAACAGCATATTCGCCCTCACGTGCCCTCTGCTATTCGTGTTGGCGTGCCTATCTAGCCGGATACTCCGCCTCGATGAGATGCGCAGTCTGGCTTCTCAGAAGGCCTAG